The following proteins come from a genomic window of Rhodohalobacter sp. 614A:
- a CDS encoding phosphoadenylyl-sulfate reductase: MNRQEKQVLTDRKFEIENLSDLNHQFEYQSPDDLLLWGAEHFGNTIVLGTGFGPSGVVLIHKITKLQLPIKIFCLDTNLLFKETYSLWDKIEDRFDIRIESVSPILTLEGQAKRHKEELWKTDPDKCCYLRKVLPLQKYLSNKKAWITGLRRSQSEMRKDVGKIEWDPGNKVYKLNPLATWTQEEVWEYIEKNDLPYNPLHDEGYPSIGCIPCTEPSTDQSERSGRWKNLEKTECGIHLPSLKNKLK; encoded by the coding sequence ATGAACCGACAGGAAAAGCAAGTACTAACAGATAGGAAGTTTGAGATTGAAAATTTGTCCGACCTGAATCATCAGTTTGAATATCAGTCGCCGGATGATTTGCTTCTTTGGGGGGCAGAACACTTTGGGAATACCATTGTATTGGGAACCGGTTTTGGCCCTTCGGGCGTGGTTTTGATTCACAAAATCACGAAGCTCCAACTGCCGATTAAAATCTTTTGCCTGGACACAAACCTGCTGTTTAAAGAAACCTACTCATTGTGGGATAAGATTGAGGATCGGTTTGATATTCGGATTGAGTCCGTTTCACCCATTCTGACACTTGAAGGACAGGCCAAACGTCACAAAGAAGAACTTTGGAAAACAGATCCCGACAAATGCTGCTATCTTCGGAAAGTACTGCCGCTTCAAAAATACCTGAGTAATAAGAAAGCCTGGATTACCGGGTTGCGGCGTTCGCAATCAGAGATGCGGAAAGATGTCGGCAAAATTGAGTGGGATCCGGGAAACAAAGTCTACAAACTAAACCCGCTTGCCACGTGGACTCAGGAAGAAGTTTGGGAGTATATCGAAAAAAATGACCTTCCTTATAACCCGCTTCATGATGAAGGGTATCCAAGCATTGGATGCATTCCCTGTACGGAACCTTCTACCGATCAAAGTGAGAGATCGGGCAGATGGAAAAATCTTGAGAAAACCGAGTGTGGAATTCATCTTCCCAGTTTGAAGAACAAGCTGAAATAG
- a CDS encoding LVIVD repeat-containing protein, translating into MNKKISFVNFLMKVCTVKKLSILIMITAFAGLISCSTSENAQQRNQSTIPQLSEAPRPVPDPRVGLQAGVFDAEEAIWNLRKMSSTPPTEDFLGAVNSDLAFKGNYVIQGNYNGFMVWDLTNPEDPQLVVDYLCPASQSDVSVYEDLLFVSGEGLGGRLDCGSEGVPETVSEVRLRGIRIFDISDIKNPKYISNVQTCRGSHTHSVLKDPDDNENVYVYVSGSAMVRPEEELPGCSDLLPEDDPNSALFRIEVIQVPLSNPEEAAIVNSPRIFEDLEAAPSHGLAPADLEEIEQAKADGKFVGHFYGRERIISGRFITELLNEIVEERGGNGDPTAADSSALRENLQEMLDERMAERSTGEDDRGPNQCHDITLYPEIGLAGGACEGYGLLLDISDPVKPVRVDAVADSNFAYWHSATFNNDGSKVLFTDEWGGGTQPKCRATDPMEWGANAIFTVEKDSMNFKSYYKMPAAQTPQENCVAHNGSLIPIPGRDIMVQSWYQGGVSIFDWTDPENPIEIAYHDRGPVHAEQPVLAGSWSVYWYNGMIVSSEIARGLDIFELTPSDFLTENEIAAANTVKLTYLNAQGQPKYVWPPTFELMHAYLDQLQREREHDLDFIESIRDGLDKAEEANGSEKALLLNQLARQLEVEANGSTHKSKTRVLARTMKTMSSKI; encoded by the coding sequence ATGAATAAAAAGATATCTTTTGTGAACTTTCTGATGAAGGTTTGTACGGTTAAAAAACTATCCATTTTAATAATGATAACGGCATTTGCAGGGTTGATAAGCTGCTCTACCTCAGAAAATGCCCAGCAACGAAATCAATCAACAATTCCACAGCTTTCGGAAGCGCCCCGTCCGGTTCCTGATCCACGGGTTGGATTGCAAGCGGGAGTTTTTGATGCAGAAGAAGCAATATGGAATCTTCGTAAAATGTCATCCACACCACCGACGGAAGATTTTCTCGGTGCCGTAAATTCCGACCTTGCTTTTAAAGGTAATTATGTGATCCAGGGGAATTATAATGGATTTATGGTGTGGGATCTCACCAATCCTGAAGATCCGCAACTGGTAGTTGATTATTTGTGCCCGGCATCCCAAAGTGACGTATCCGTGTACGAAGATCTGCTGTTTGTGTCTGGCGAGGGTTTAGGAGGCAGGCTTGATTGTGGCTCGGAAGGAGTGCCTGAAACGGTAAGTGAAGTTCGTCTGCGGGGGATCAGAATTTTTGATATTTCCGATATAAAAAATCCGAAGTATATCTCGAATGTTCAAACCTGTCGTGGATCACACACACATTCTGTACTGAAAGATCCCGATGATAATGAAAACGTATACGTTTATGTTTCCGGTTCTGCAATGGTTCGGCCGGAAGAGGAGCTTCCGGGCTGCTCGGATTTACTTCCCGAAGATGATCCAAACAGTGCTCTTTTCAGAATTGAAGTGATACAAGTTCCACTTTCAAATCCTGAAGAAGCAGCCATCGTAAATTCACCGAGAATTTTTGAAGATTTGGAAGCGGCACCTTCTCACGGACTTGCACCTGCAGATCTTGAAGAGATTGAACAAGCTAAAGCCGATGGCAAGTTTGTTGGTCACTTTTACGGTCGCGAGCGTATCATTTCGGGTCGGTTTATTACAGAGCTTTTGAATGAAATTGTAGAAGAACGCGGCGGAAATGGTGACCCCACAGCAGCGGACAGTTCCGCTTTGAGAGAAAATCTTCAGGAAATGTTAGATGAGCGAATGGCTGAAAGAAGTACTGGAGAAGATGATCGGGGGCCCAATCAGTGTCATGATATTACTCTTTATCCCGAAATTGGTTTGGCCGGTGGCGCTTGCGAAGGATATGGTTTATTGCTGGATATTTCCGATCCTGTTAAACCTGTTCGGGTGGATGCCGTAGCCGATTCTAATTTTGCATACTGGCACTCGGCCACCTTCAACAACGACGGTTCTAAAGTACTTTTTACCGATGAATGGGGAGGTGGAACCCAGCCAAAATGTCGGGCAACCGATCCGATGGAATGGGGAGCCAATGCAATCTTTACAGTTGAGAAAGATAGCATGAATTTCAAGAGTTACTATAAAATGCCGGCCGCTCAAACACCACAGGAAAATTGTGTGGCACATAACGGTTCTCTGATTCCGATTCCCGGCCGGGATATTATGGTTCAGTCATGGTACCAGGGTGGCGTCAGTATTTTCGATTGGACCGATCCCGAAAATCCAATCGAGATTGCATATCATGATCGCGGTCCTGTTCATGCAGAACAACCAGTTCTGGCTGGAAGCTGGTCCGTATATTGGTACAATGGAATGATTGTGAGCTCAGAAATTGCCCGGGGTCTCGATATTTTTGAACTGACCCCCAGTGATTTTCTGACTGAAAATGAAATTGCAGCGGCAAACACTGTTAAGCTTACATACCTGAATGCACAGGGACAGCCGAAATATGTTTGGCCTCCTACATTTGAGTTGATGCATGCCTATTTGGATCAACTTCAAAGAGAGCGCGAACATGATTTGGATTTTATCGAATCAATCCGCGATGGCCTTGATAAAGCTGAAGAGGCAAATGGATCCGAAAAAGCTCTTTTGTTGAATCAGCTTGCCCGTCAATTGGAAGTAGAAGCCAACGGCTCAACCCATAAATCAAAAACAAGAGTGTTGGCCCGGACCATGAAAACCATGAGTTCAAAGATTTAA
- a CDS encoding DUF305 domain-containing protein: MDQIVGVSKSIFELYLSKHTFTLLFCSIVFSIVSCTSTGQLSESASTSHTSFKPEKTETEERLEEVYWAKVESAKMNFTQADVDFMVGMIAHHSQALIMSDLAPKNEAGSMVQTLAARIINAQKDEIASMQRWLRERNQPVPKVHIDGLTLTITMESPEGQSSGHEHMEHSHSAHAGPDHSGMPGMLTQDQLNELAGLNGDAFDQAFLTYMISHHEGGVTMVKELFNTDGAALDHQAFRLASDIQVDQTTEIERMELMLQNMKGS, translated from the coding sequence ATGGATCAAATTGTAGGAGTTTCAAAGAGTATTTTTGAGCTCTATTTGTCAAAGCATACGTTTACATTACTTTTTTGCTCAATCGTTTTCAGTATTGTGTCTTGTACCAGTACGGGGCAACTCTCTGAAAGTGCAAGTACATCTCACACCTCTTTCAAACCGGAAAAAACGGAAACAGAAGAACGTCTTGAAGAAGTGTATTGGGCCAAGGTGGAAAGTGCTAAAATGAACTTTACCCAAGCCGATGTGGATTTTATGGTGGGGATGATTGCGCATCATTCTCAGGCTCTTATTATGTCGGATTTAGCTCCCAAAAACGAAGCCGGCTCAATGGTTCAAACTCTTGCCGCAAGAATCATTAATGCTCAAAAAGATGAAATTGCATCAATGCAAAGGTGGCTGCGTGAACGAAATCAGCCTGTCCCCAAGGTTCATATCGATGGCCTGACGCTTACAATCACGATGGAATCTCCCGAAGGCCAATCTTCAGGACACGAGCATATGGAGCATTCTCATTCAGCCCATGCCGGACCCGATCATTCAGGTATGCCTGGTATGCTCACACAAGATCAACTCAATGAATTGGCCGGGCTCAACGGAGATGCATTTGATCAGGCTTTCCTTACGTATATGATATCGCATCATGAGGGCGGTGTAACAATGGTAAAAGAACTTTTTAATACAGATGGTGCCGCTTTGGACCATCAGGCTTTTCGTCTGGCATCCGATATTCAGGTGGATCAAACTACAGAAATTGAGCGAATGGAACTCATGCTTCAAAACATGAAGGGCTCTTAA
- a CDS encoding sugar phosphate isomerase/epimerase family protein: MKRKDFLKFGTLGLASLTPGAGLFNPEKQMKINQNLSSNGSLKKGYMLETFPSGENYSILEKFKMLKTAGFHGVEPPSGLDRAEVLEAKAETGLDIPSVVVSTHWSSPLTSPDESVRKIGLKGLETALYDADEFDASTILLVPGIVNNEVSYKDVYSRSQEQIRKILPLAEELEIVIAIENVWNHFLMSPLEATTYVDEFDSPWLGWYFDIGNIINYGWPSHWIEILADRIAMIHIKEFSRQKRDDEGLWSGFRVNYLEGDNDWPKIMQALREVGYSGYGIAEPAYRPENISPEVFLSEYVSQRMDEIFHHFQ, encoded by the coding sequence ATGAAAAGAAAAGACTTCCTGAAATTCGGGACTTTGGGATTGGCATCTCTTACTCCGGGTGCGGGGCTGTTTAATCCTGAAAAGCAGATGAAAATCAATCAGAATTTATCTTCAAACGGTTCTCTGAAAAAGGGATACATGCTTGAAACGTTTCCTTCCGGGGAGAACTATTCGATTCTCGAAAAGTTCAAAATGTTAAAAACGGCCGGATTTCATGGGGTTGAACCGCCCAGCGGTCTGGATCGTGCAGAGGTTTTGGAAGCAAAAGCCGAAACCGGATTGGACATTCCGAGTGTAGTTGTTTCAACACATTGGAGTTCTCCCTTGACCAGTCCCGATGAGTCCGTTCGGAAAATTGGCCTGAAAGGACTTGAAACAGCGCTTTATGATGCGGATGAATTTGACGCTTCAACAATTCTTCTCGTTCCCGGAATTGTGAATAATGAGGTTTCTTATAAGGATGTCTATTCAAGATCGCAGGAACAAATCCGGAAAATACTGCCTCTTGCCGAAGAGCTTGAAATTGTTATTGCAATTGAAAATGTATGGAATCATTTTTTAATGAGTCCATTGGAAGCTACTACGTATGTGGATGAGTTTGATTCACCCTGGCTGGGATGGTATTTTGATATCGGCAACATCATAAATTATGGCTGGCCCAGCCATTGGATTGAGATTCTGGCTGATCGTATTGCAATGATACACATCAAAGAGTTCAGCCGACAAAAAAGAGATGACGAAGGGTTGTGGAGCGGTTTTCGTGTAAACTACCTGGAAGGGGATAACGACTGGCCTAAAATTATGCAGGCATTACGTGAGGTTGGATACAGTGGATACGGAATTGCAGAGCCCGCTTATCGCCCCGAAAACATATCTCCTGAAGTATTTCTGAGTGAATATGTCTCGCAAAGGATGGATGAGATTTTCCACCACTTCCAGTGA
- a CDS encoding ZIP family metal transporter produces MEIEAIKMWFFDLSPVMQALMGGLFTWFLTALGAALVFFTKNVGYKLLDTMLGFAAGVMIAASVWSLIIPSLDMAEGQGYIPWIPAVIGFMGGALFLRICDAYLPHLHLGQPKQEAEGVQTTWRRTTLLVLAITLHNIPEGLAVGVLFGAAASGIDPTSTASVAGAVALAIGIGIQNFPEGMAVSIPLRREGVSIGRSFNYGQMSGIVEPISAVIGAAAVIMVQPILPYALAFAAGAMMFVVVEELVPESQQHGHTDLATLGTMIGFCTMMVLDVALG; encoded by the coding sequence ATGGAAATTGAAGCTATCAAAATGTGGTTTTTCGATTTAAGTCCGGTCATGCAGGCACTTATGGGCGGATTATTTACCTGGTTTCTAACAGCACTAGGGGCCGCCCTGGTTTTCTTTACAAAAAATGTAGGCTACAAATTATTAGACACCATGCTCGGCTTTGCCGCCGGAGTCATGATTGCCGCGAGTGTGTGGTCGTTAATCATTCCATCCCTGGATATGGCTGAGGGGCAAGGATATATACCATGGATACCGGCTGTTATTGGATTTATGGGAGGGGCACTTTTCTTAAGAATTTGTGATGCTTATTTACCCCACCTTCATTTAGGTCAGCCCAAACAGGAAGCCGAAGGTGTACAAACAACCTGGCGGCGAACAACCCTTCTTGTGCTTGCTATCACTTTGCATAATATTCCTGAAGGATTGGCCGTAGGCGTTCTTTTTGGTGCAGCAGCCAGTGGAATTGATCCCACAAGTACGGCCAGTGTTGCTGGCGCTGTAGCATTGGCAATTGGTATAGGTATACAGAATTTTCCCGAAGGTATGGCAGTATCCATTCCGTTAAGAAGGGAAGGCGTTAGCATAGGGAGAAGTTTTAATTATGGCCAGATGTCAGGAATTGTTGAACCGATTTCTGCTGTAATTGGTGCGGCAGCTGTTATTATGGTTCAGCCCATTTTGCCATATGCCCTGGCATTTGCAGCCGGAGCAATGATGTTTGTAGTGGTTGAAGAACTTGTTCCCGAATCGCAGCAACATGGGCACACAGATTTGGCAACTCTCGGTACTATGATCGGATTTTGTACCATG
- a CDS encoding Gfo/Idh/MocA family protein translates to MKEHNRREFLKLTSLAVAGSMLPLSACSSQKELAVAAGVAGVDPGYKLKVGLIGCGGRGTGAANQALNADSNVELIAMGDIFEDKMTQSLQILNQIHSDKVNVPEESRFLGFDAYQKVLDSGVDVVILATPPTFRPLHLEASVNAGVHIFCEKPVAVDAHGYHRIIDAVKIAEQKNLNLVSGFCWRYHNPKRAFFNRVQNGQLGDITSIYSTYNTGELWSFDRQPEWSDAEYQLRNWLYYNWISGDHIVEQAIHSVDFMMWAMNDELPVSAMGTGGRQVRTDEKFGNIYDHFAITYEYGSGVKGFHFCRQQEGCENSYHAEVFGTKGRGVASVTRGEHFIEGNNDWTYEGEDNDMYQAEHDALFAAIRSGQTINQGTELANSTMVGIMGRMAAYTGKRVTWEQAINSDQRLSHDITSWNHFPEVKKVAMPGQTPLA, encoded by the coding sequence ATGAAAGAACATAATCGTCGTGAATTTTTGAAATTAACCTCCCTGGCAGTTGCCGGAAGTATGCTGCCATTAAGTGCTTGTTCAAGCCAGAAGGAACTTGCTGTTGCTGCCGGAGTGGCCGGCGTTGATCCCGGGTACAAATTGAAAGTTGGCCTGATTGGTTGCGGGGGACGCGGGACCGGCGCTGCAAATCAGGCGCTGAACGCCGATTCTAATGTAGAGCTTATCGCCATGGGAGATATTTTTGAGGATAAGATGACCCAGTCACTACAGATCCTCAATCAGATTCACTCAGACAAAGTAAACGTACCGGAAGAGAGCCGGTTTTTGGGGTTTGACGCCTATCAAAAAGTGTTGGATTCTGGAGTGGATGTGGTAATACTTGCCACGCCGCCAACATTCCGGCCTTTGCATCTTGAAGCATCCGTAAATGCCGGAGTTCACATTTTTTGTGAAAAGCCGGTTGCTGTAGATGCACATGGTTATCACAGAATTATAGATGCCGTAAAAATTGCAGAACAAAAAAATCTAAACCTTGTTTCTGGATTTTGCTGGAGATATCACAATCCCAAAAGAGCGTTTTTCAACAGGGTTCAGAATGGCCAATTGGGCGATATCACTTCGATTTACTCCACATATAACACCGGCGAACTGTGGTCATTTGATCGGCAACCGGAATGGTCTGATGCCGAATATCAGCTTCGTAATTGGCTATATTATAACTGGATTTCAGGCGATCATATCGTAGAACAGGCTATACACAGTGTTGATTTTATGATGTGGGCCATGAATGATGAACTTCCGGTAAGTGCAATGGGCACAGGAGGAAGACAGGTTCGTACAGACGAGAAGTTTGGAAATATTTATGATCACTTTGCAATTACGTATGAATATGGAAGTGGGGTGAAGGGATTTCATTTTTGCCGTCAGCAGGAAGGCTGTGAGAATAGTTATCACGCTGAAGTGTTTGGTACGAAAGGCCGGGGAGTAGCAAGTGTCACCCGAGGCGAACACTTTATCGAAGGAAATAATGATTGGACGTACGAAGGTGAGGACAATGACATGTACCAAGCCGAACATGATGCTCTTTTCGCTGCTATTCGATCCGGCCAAACCATTAACCAGGGAACGGAGCTTGCCAACAGTACAATGGTGGGTATTATGGGACGAATGGCTGCTTACACCGGTAAACGGGTAACGTGGGAACAGGCGATAAATTCCGATCAACGGTTATCGCATGATATTACAAGCTGGAATCATTTTCCGGAAGTGAAAAAAGTTGCCATGCCGGGACAAACTCCGTTAGCATAA